The Elgaria multicarinata webbii isolate HBS135686 ecotype San Diego chromosome 4, rElgMul1.1.pri, whole genome shotgun sequence genome contains a region encoding:
- the CCN2 gene encoding CCN family member 2, with translation MLASMGLSSLALVLLVALSSPAVSGQDCSGQCQCSSAPPQCPPGVSLVPDGCGCCRVCAKQLGELCTERDPCDPHKGLFCDFGSPANRKIGVCTAKDGAPCVFGGMVYRSGESFQSSCKYQCTCLDGAVGCVPLCSMDVRLPSPDCPYPRRVKLPGKCCEEWVCDEPKDKEQTAVGPALAAYRLEDTYGPDPSMMRANCLVQTTEWSACSKTCGMGISTRVTNDNAHCRLEKQSRLCMVRPCEADLEESIKKGKKCIRTPKISKPIRFELSGCTSMKMYRAKFCGVCTDGRCCTPHRTATLPVEFKCPDGEVMKKRMMFIKTCACHYNCPGDNDIFESVNYRKMYGDMA, from the exons ATGCTCGCCAGCATGGGACTCAGCAGCCTCGCCTTGGTGCTCCTCGTCGCCCTCTCTAGCCCG gcGGTTTCCGGCCAGGACTGCAGCGGGCAGTGCCAGTGCTCCTCGGCGCCTCCGCAGTGCCCGCCTGGCGTCAGCCTGGTGCCCGACGGCTGCGGATGCTGCCGGGTGTGCGCCAAGCAGCTGGGCGAGCTCTGCACCGAGCGGGACCCCTGCGATCCTCACAAGGGCCTCTTCTGCGACTTCGGCTCCCCGGCCAACCGCAAGATCGGCGTGTGCACCG CAAAGGATGGTGCCCCGTGTGTATTCGGAGGCATGGTGTACCGGAGCGGAGAGTCTTTCCAGAGCAGCTGCAAGTACCAGTGCACTTGCCTGGATGGGGCCGTGGGCTGTGTGCCTCTCTGTAGCATGGATGTCCGGCTGCCCAGTCCCGACTGCCCTTACCCACGAAGAGTGAAGCTCCCAGGGAAATGCTGCGAGGAGTGGGTGTGTGATGAGCCCAAGGACAAAGAACAGACCGCAGTCGGACCTGCTCTTGCTG CTTACCGACTGGAAGATACCTATGGACCTGATCCATCCATGATGCGTGCCAACTGCCTGGTCCAGACCACTGAATGGAGTGCCTGCTCAAAGACGTGTGGAATGGGCATCTCCACCAGAGTCACCAATGACAATGCCCACTGCAGACTGGAGAAGCAAAGCCGACTTTGCATGGTGAGACCATGTGAAGCAGACCTGGAGGAGAGCATCAAG AAGGGCAAAAAGTGCATTCGTACTCCCAAGATCTCCAAGCCTATTAGATTTGAGTTGTCTGGCTGCACCAGCATGAAGATGTATCGAGCCAAGTTCTGTGGTGTCTGCACTGATGGGCGTTGCTGCACCCCACACAGAACAGCCACACTCCCTGTGGAATTCAAGTGCCCTGACGGCGAggtgatgaagaagaggatgaTGTTCATCAAGACCTGTGCATGCCATTACAACTGCCCTGGAGACAATGACATCTTTGAGTCAGTGAACTACAGGAAGATGTATGGAGACATGGCATAA